A stretch of Rhododendron vialii isolate Sample 1 chromosome 4a, ASM3025357v1 DNA encodes these proteins:
- the LOC131322761 gene encoding uncharacterized protein LOC131322761, with product MECNKEEAVRAKLIAEQKMQNKDFLGARKIALKAQQLYPDLENISQMITVCDVHCSAEKKVYGNEMDWYGILKIDSTADEASIKKQYRKFALLLHPDKNHFGGATDAFKLIGEAQRVLLDSEKRRLHDSKCRASRPGAVPNWASQQASTHSHGRKQPWVHNHPMNKPTPPFTSFNPQTQQTQGQTFWTMCPYCYVKYQYYRNVVNKLLDCQKCKKHFTGYEIKDQSTPMPPGTNSTRPVVLPHQREGPHPAAAFKPNVQSTCGNVGVQSNKRGVEESKASGKANGKKRKQVDESSESSSDSEGDFNIEENDDGLVKQDFGVYREYPRRSTRSRGQVSYDDNLSDDENDFGRPSKSVKGNGPVRATEAVLKQEALKPNKPDVETENGEIGANVESSLNSSPSAAIDPEIYEYPDPDFSDFDSHRGQECFAVGQTWAVYDTVDGMPRFYARIRKVSSPGFKVNITWLEPEPGEEDGIKWVEAGLPVSCGKFKHGASDTIEDRPMFSHLVHWEKGSRRDTYNIYPRKGETWALFKNWDMKWHSDPVSGRKYEFEFVEILLDWGEGIGVSVAYLGKVKGFSCLFCRTTKGEEGIDSFQIPPNQLFRFSHRVPSFRLTGEERKDVPKGSFELDPASLPLNLQEISVPEELKAVSPNKKTQLDPEHISAVNCTEQQDSELYEIPDPEFYDFDTDKSPEKFEVGQTWALYSDEDGLPKYYGRITKIDANPEFKVHVTWLSSLPLPKDTVRWFDKNMLTCCGMFRLQKDGHGEYTETGPFSHKVIAQRMDKKGVCAIFPRKGEVWALYRNWNAAITRSDLKKCEYDMVQILEENDSEFKLLVLEPVSGYKSVFKAQTKEGTTIIREIPRYGLLRFSHQIPAFRLTTEKGGRLRGYWELDPAALPIALFRSS from the coding sequence ATGGAGTGCAATAAAGAAGAGGCTGTCAGAGCGAAATTAATTGCGGAGCAGAAGATGCAAAATAAAGACTTTTTGGGGGCACGGAAGATTGCACTTAAGGCTCAACAACTCTATCCGGATTTGGAAAACATCTCACAAATGATAACCGTTTGTGATGTACACTGCTCTGCTGAGAAAAAGGTTTATGGGAACGAAATGGACTGGTATGGTATCCTCAAAATTGATTCTACTGCAGATGAGGCGTCAATTAAGAAACAATACAGGAAGTTTGCCCTCTTGCTTCATCCCGATAAGAATCATTTTGGCGGCGCGACAGATGCCTTTAAATTGATTGGGGAAGCTCAGAGGGTACTTTTGGACAGTGAGAAACGCAGGTTACATGACAGCAAATGTAGAGCTTCAAGACCGGGGGCAGTACCAAATTGGGCCTCACAACAGGCAAGCACTCACTCACACGGCCGGAAACAGCCTTGGGTGCATAACCATCCTATGAACAAGCCTACTCCACCTTTCACAAGCTTCAACCCACAAACGCAGCAGACACAAGGGCAGACGTTTTGGACAATGTGTCCTTACTGTTATGTAAAGTACCAGTATTATAGGAACGTGGTCAACAAACTTCTTGATTGtcaaaaatgcaaaaagcaCTTTACTGGCTATGAGATTAAGGACCAATCTACACCTATGCCACCAGGAACCAACTCCACTCGCCCTGTCGTATTGCCCCATCAGAGAGAGGGTCCCCATCCGGCTGCTGCTTTTAAGCCCAATGTACAAAGTACCTGTGGAAATGTGGGTGTGCAAAGTAATAAGAGAGGAGTTGAGGAATCTAAAGCCTCAGGAAAAGCTAATGGTAAGAAAAGGAAGCAGGTAGATGAATCGAGTGAAAGTAGCAGTGACTCTGAGGGAGATTTCAATATTGAAGAGAATGATGATGGCTTGGTGAAACAGGATTTTGGGGTTTATAGAGAGTACCCCAGGAGATCTACTCGTTCTAGAGGGCAAGTATCATATGATGACAATCTGAGTGACGATGAAAACGACTTTGGTAGACCTTCAAAGAGTGTAAAGGGAAATGGACCAGTTCGAGCTACTGAAGCGGTGTTGAAACAAGAGGCTCTCAAACCGAACAAGCCAGATGTTGAGAcagaaaatggagaaatagGGGCTAATGTGGAGTCTTCATTGAACTCAAGCCCTTCCGCGGCAATAGATCCAGAAATTTACGAATACCCTGATCCTGATTTTAGTGATTTTGATAGCCATAGAGGACAAGAGTGTTTTGCAGTTGGCCAAACCTGGGCTGTTTATGATACAGTGGATGGAATGCCTAGATTTTATGCTCGAATCCGGAAAGTATCCTCACCTGGGTTCAAAGTGAACATAACTTGGCTTGAGCCAGAGCCAGGCGAAGAGGATGGAATTAAATGGGTTGAGGCAGGTTTGCCTGTTTCTTGTGGTAAGTTCAAGCATGGAGCCTCTGACACCATTGAAGATCGTCCCATGTTCTCACATTTGGTCCACTGGGAAAAGGGCAGCAGAAGGGATACTTACAATATATATCCGAGGAAGGGAGAAACGTGGGCCCTCTTCAAAAACTGGGATATGAAGTGGCACTCTGACCCAGTCAGTGGGAGGAAGTATGAATTCGAATTTGTGGAAATATTGTTGGACTGGGGTGAGGGTATTGGTGTTTCTGTTGCGTACTTGGGTAAGGTAAAAGGGTTTTCATGTCTTTTCTGTCGAACAACGAAGGGGGAAGAAGGTATCGACTCATTTCAAATACCACCAAATCAACTATTTAGATTCTCTCACAGGGTTCCCTCATTTCGATTGACGGGTGAGGAAAGAAAAGATGTTCCCAAGGGATCTTTTGAACTGGATCCCGCTTCTCTTCCTCTTAATCTCCAAGAGATTTCTGTTCCTGAAGAGTTGAAAGCCGTGTCTCCAAACAAGAAGACCCAGTTGGATCCTGAGCACATTAGTGCTGTTAATTGCACTGAACAACAGGATTCCGAACTTTATGAAATTCCTGATCCAGAATTTTACGATTTTGATACTGATAAATCCCCCGAAAAATTTGAGGTTGGTCAGACTTGGGCATTATACAGTGATGAGGATGGCTTGCCGAAGTACTATGGGCGAATAACAAAAATTGATGCTAACCCAGAGTTTAAAGTGCATGTAACTTGGCTTTCTAGCTTGCCACTGCCGAAGGACACTGTTAGGTGGTTTGATAAAAACATGCTCACTTGTTGTGGGATGTTTAGGCTTCAAAAGGATGGACACGGGGAGTATACTGAAACGGGTCCCTTCTCTCATAAGGTAATAGCACAACGTATGGATAAGAAGGGTGTATGTGCCATTTTCCCTAGGAAAGGTGAGGTTTGGGCGCTATACAGGAACTGGAATGCTGCAATTACACGTTCTGACTTAAAGAAGTGTGAATATGACATGGTGCAAATCCTGGAGGAAAATGACTCAGAGTTCAAGCTTTTGGTACTTGAACCGGTAAGTGGTTACAAGTCCGTTTTCAAGGCTCAAACGAAAGAAGGAACAACTATCATTAGGGAGATTCCTCGTTATGGGCTGCTTAGATTTTCCCATCAAATTCCTGCTTTCCGGCTGACAACAGAGAAAGGTGGTAGATTGAGAGGGTACTGGGAGCTTGATCCTGCAGCGTTGCCAATCGCTTTGTTTCGTTCGAGTTGA
- the LOC131321605 gene encoding superoxide dismutase [Cu-Zn] 2-like, whose product MVKAVAVLSSTAGVSGAVYFTQEGDGPTTVTGCLSGLKSGLHGFHVHALGDTTNGCMSTGPHFNPGGKEHGAPEDENRHAGDLGNVTVGEDGTANFTIVDKQIPLTGPHSIIGRAVVVHADPDDLGKGGHELSKSTGNAGGRVACGVIGLQG is encoded by the exons ATGGTGAAGGCTGTGGCCGTTCTAAGCAGCACTGCAGGAGTCAGCGGTGCTGTGTACTTTACACAAGAGGGAGATG GTCCAACCACAGTGACTGGATGCCTTTCTGGCCTTAAATCCGGACTGCATGGTTTTCATGTCCATGCTCTTGGTGATACCACAAATGGTTGCATGTCAACTG GCCCTCATTTCAATCCTGGTGGCAAAGAGCATGGTGCTCCTGAGGATGAGAACCGTCATGCAGGTGACCTGGGCAATGTCACAGTTGGTGAAGATG GCACTGCAAATTTCACCATTGTTGACAAACAG ATCCCTCTCACTGGGCCACATTCCATCATTGGAAGGGCTGTTGTTGTCCATGCTGACCCCGATGATCTCGGAAAGG GTGGGCACGAACTCAGCAAAAGTACTGGAAATGCTGGTGGAAGGGTTGCCTGTG GTGTCATTGGACTGCAGGGTTGA
- the LOC131322837 gene encoding serine/threonine-protein kinase RUNKEL has protein sequence MNHYHIYEAIGHGKYSTVYKGRKKKTIEYFAIKSVDKSQKSKVLQEVRILHSLDDPNVLKFYSWYETSAHLWLVLEYCVGGDLLSLLQQDKKLPEDSIHDIAHDLVRALQFLHSKGIIYCDLKPSNILLDENGHTKLCDFGLARKLKDITKTPSSSLPQAKRGTPFYMAPELFQDGGVHSYASDLWALGCVLYECYAGNPPFVGKELTRLVKSILSDPTPSLPGTPSRPFVNLINSLLVKDPAERIQWTELCGHAFWSSKFTPLPLPPQPAYTNMIELLSKLCLSERNSDNPPQNKTPPKYREKDPKGAPKQDENRILGSRGYNTPIKGTPSGHTTRTKASSKVVEEKKKDPLNNTGGVNLLRLSRIAKSNLQRENEKENYRRPLPNDSENEAEVKIENTDMELDFNENTEDESHDDPDGSDNPACPEEKMATPNQHHRMLDQTDSDINEVDTSLVNTPASDDTRAPDLELSSDQDKMGATPPSDSPQLKVRRAKEGSGCAVDCDTLKSSDDLSQVLWHSSDISVKPVMPSRKADKAPIPCLPFDAVPVSDFMKMPKDQLDVVSTKIVSFLDGKATIGEKQNVLRYLEMLSSNAAAADLLTNGPIMRVLVKMFRQSKVSALRVQLASLIGLLIRHSPKIEDDVENSGILGSLTDGLRDKQEKVRRFSMAALGELLFYISTLNEHNKDSNPPESPSKDIKFSSGWQVSSALISLVSSLLRKGEDDATQLYALKTIENICSQGSNWASRFASQDVISNLRNIFTIRSAGKQESMRLTAGSCLVRLVRFNPPSIQHVMERLPLRDTASALGKGSPREQQIWLNLLNMAMLGNHITTNIGRLLLSLVEVLVPCLLSLIEQGSEVLRGKALVFVALLCKNSKRWLQHFFCNARLLSAVDRLVKEKDPYVQKCLSGFVHAVASIIPGLLEVITGEIQQIMGGRRQGQIGALTSRSSLKTNFHLFPVIYNILGSLVFKRRVVTNQVLQQLANLIKLAESPFQGRDDFQITLLRVLESITEEPSVILESPETFIREILPSLAVVYKGNKDGDARFLCLKNMFDVMVIFLNEPSENRERSEALKSISNTHFLPLYPTLIEDEDPIPMYAQKLLVMLIEFDYIQIPDILHLKIVSQCFEFLDLSTANVNNVMLCLALACAPELENKILSQLKGVVKRIGNLLEFVYAKEMEDFIEPTLGLCRAFLLRSAGNRKGFVYSKEPALLTDGFSEGFGVVDMQQCITHIMDFGSNVGVFLEMSKSREANIADIASECIILLLREAPREATTGFLTNLPKVTVILESWRQDVTHIVVQRMLHALGYSCRQYLSQAMILSISIPEISRIEVVVSQLKSSAIPCVADAAFRAAMELQRLPRCI, from the exons ATGAACCACTACCACATCTACGAAGCCATCGGCCACGGCAAATACTCG ACTGTATATAAGGGcaggaagaagaagacaataGAGTATTTTGCGATTAAAAGCGTCGATAAATCCCAGAAGAGCAAGGTCCTTCAAGAA GTTAGAATTCTTCACTCTTTAGATGACCCAAACGTACTGAAGTTTTACTCCTG gtatGAAACTTCTGCTCACTTGTGGTTGGTTTTGGAATATTGCGTTGGAGGAGATCTCTTGTCATTGTTACAGCAG GATAAGAAGCTTCCAGAAGATTCAATACATGATATTGCTCATGACCTTGTCAGAGCTTTGCA GTTTTTGCACTCCAAAGGAATCATTTATTGTGACTTGAAACCCTCAAATATTTTGTTAGACGAAAACGGACATACAAAG CTATGTGATTTTGGATTGGCAAGAAAGTTGAAGGATATAACTAAGACTCCTTCGTCATCG TTGCCACAAGCGAAACGAGGTACTCCCTTCTACATGGCTCCTGAGTTGTTTCAGGATGGAGGCGTCCATTCTTATGCTTCTGATTTGTGGGCCCTTGGTTGTGTGCTTTATGAGTGCTATGCTGGGAACCCACCCTTTGTGGGAAAAGAGCTTACTCGACTAGTAAAGTCAATTCTTTCAGACCCAACTCCATCACTTCCAGGTACTCCCAGCCGCCCCTTTGTCAATCTGATAAATTCTCTCCTTGTAAAAGATCCAGCTGAAAGAATACAGTGGACCGAGCTCTGTGGACATGCGTTTTGGAGTTCAAAATTTACTCCATTGCCTTTACCTCCTCAGCCTGCTTACACCAATATGATAGAGCTTTTGTCCAAACTGTGTCTCTCAGAACGTAATAGTGACAACCCTCCCCAAAACAAAACTCCACCTAAATATCGTGAAAAAGATCCAAAGGGAGCTCCCAAACAGGATGAGAATCGTATTTTGGGATCAAGAGGTTATAACACGCCAATTAAGGGTACACCTAGTGGCCACACCACTCGAACAAAGGCTTCAAGCAAAGTAgttgaggagaagaagaaagatccACTAAACAATACTGGCGGTGTGAATCTTTTAAGGCTCTCAAGAATAGCAAAGTCGAACTTACAAAGAGAGAATGAGAAGGAGAACTACAGGAGGCCATTGCCAAATGACTCTGAAAATGAGGCCGaagtgaaaattgaaaacactgATATGGAACTCGATTTTAATGAGAACACAGAGGATGAGTCACATGATGATCCTGATGGGTCTGATAATCCGGCTTGTCCTGAAGAAAAAATGGCAACTCCAAATCAGCATCACAGAATGTTAGACCAGACAGACAGTGACATTAATGAAGTTGATACATCACTTGTTAACACTCCTGCCTCAGATGACACAAGAGCACCTGATCTGGAACTATCGTCAGATCAAGATAAAATGGGTGCTACTCCACCCAGTGATAGCCCTCAACTCAAAGTTCGGAGGGCTAAAGAAGGTTCAGGATGTGCCGTTGACTGTGATACTTTGAAATCATCTGACGATCTCTCGCAAGTGCTTTGGCATTCATCTGATATCTCAGTAAAACCCGTCATGCCCAGCAGAAAGGCTGATAAAGCACCAATTCCTTGCCTCCCCTTCGATGCAGTACCGGTTTCAGATTTCATGAAGATGCCTAAAGATCAGTTGGATGTAGTTTCTACCAAAATTGTGTCATTCTTAGATGGGAAAGCTACTATTGGTGAGAAGCAGAATGTGCTCAGATACCTCGAAATGTTAAGTAGTAATGCTGCTGCTGCCGATCTGTTGACCAACGGGCCAATAATGAGGGTGCTTGTCAAAATGTTCCGACAGTCCAAGGTTTCAGCTTTGCGTGTTCAGCTTGCTTCACtgattggattattgattcgtcatTCTCCTAAAATTGAAGACGATGTGGAAAATTCTGGAATTTTAGGTTCACTAACTGATGGTCTTAGagacaaacaagaaaaagtgaGGAGGTTCTCTATGGCTGCTTTGGGTGAGTTACTGTTTTACATATCCACTCTAAATGAGCACAACAAGGACAGCAATCCTCCTGAATCTCCGTCCAAGGACATCAAGTTTTCATCCGGGTGGCAG GTTTCCAGTGCGCTGATTTCATTGGTTTCGTCACTTTTACGGAAAGGAGAGGATGATGCCACTCAACTCTATGCTTTGAAGACAATTGAAAACATCTGCAGTCAAGGATCAAATTGGGCATCTCGTTTTGCCAGCCAGGATGTTATCAGTAACCTTCGCAATATATTTACCATTAGGTCTGCAGGGAAACAGGAGAGCATGAGGCTCACAGCTGGGTCTTGTTTGGTACGTCTTGTTCGTTTTAACCCTCCTAGCATTCAGCATGTCATGGAAAGACTTCCATTGAGGGACACTGCATCAGCCCTTGGCAAGGGCAGTCCGCGTGAGCAACAAATTTGGTTAAACCTTCTTAATATGGCCATGCTTGGGAACCATATTACTACAAACATTGGACGGCTTCTTCTTTCCCTGGTGGAAGTTCTTGTTCCATGCCTCTTGTCTCTTATTGAGCAGGGAAGTGAAGTGTTGAGGGGAAAGGCACTTGTTTTTGTGGCTCTACTTTGTAAGAATAGCAAGAGATGGCTGCAACATTTCTTTTGCAATGCACGGTTACTCTCAGCAGTGGACAGATTGGTGAAGGAGAAGGACCCATATGTGCAAAAATGTTTATCTGGATTTGTTCATGCTGTGGCATCCATCATCCCGGGTTTGCTTGAAGTTATAACTGGAGAAATTCAGCAGATTATGGGCGGGCGACGGCAGGGACAGATTGGTGCTCTAACTAGTCGTTCCAGTTTGAAGACCAACTTTCATTTGTTTCCTGTTATATACAACATTCTTGGAAGCTTGGTTTTTAAGCGCAGGGTGGTGACTAATCAGGTCCTGCAGCAGTTGGCAAATCTAATCAAACTCGCAGAGTCACCTTTCCAG gGCAGGGATGACTTCCAAATAACCCTTTTACGAGTCCTCGAGTCCATAACAGAGGAGCCTTCGGTTATTCTTGAGAGCCCCGAAACTTTTATCCGTGAAATTCTTCCCAGTCTGGCTGTTGTTTACAAGGGAAACAAAGATGGAGATGCCAGATTCTTGTGCTTGAAAAATATGTTTGACGTGATGGTTATTTTTCTAAATGAACCGTCAGAAAATAGGGAAAGATCAGAAGCTTTGAAGTCCATATCCAATACTCATTTCCTCCCTCTGTACCCCACCTTGATTGAGGACGAAGATCCCATTCCCATGTATGCTCAGAAGCTTCTTGTGATGCTTATTGAGTTTGATTACATCCAAATTCCGGACATTCTACATTTGAAGATAGTTTCACAGTGCTTCGAATTTCTGGATCTCTCCACTGCAAATGTGAACAACGTCATGCTTTGTTTGGCGTTGGCATGTGCTCCAGAGTTGGAAAACAAAATACTCTCTCAATTAAAAGGAGTAGTCAAGAGGATTGGAAACCTTTTGGAATTTGTTTATGCCAAGGAAATGGAAGATTTTATCGAACCAACACTTGGTTTGTGTAGGGCTTTCCTTCTACGTTCAGCAGGAAATAGGAAAGGTTTTGTCTATTCAAAAGAACCAGCTCTATTAACTGATGGTTTCTCTGAAGGATTTGGTGTAGTTGATATGCAGCAGTGTATAACACATATAATGGATTTTGGTAGCAATGTTGGTGTCTTTTTAGAGATGAGTAAGTCCCGAGAGGCAAATATCGCAGATATAGCGTCCGAATGTATAATTCTGTTACTCAGGGAGGCTCCAAGGGAAGCTACCACGGGTTTCTTAACTAA